One genomic window of Halorubrum hochsteinianum includes the following:
- a CDS encoding polysaccharide pyruvyl transferase family protein codes for MDVPDQAHMAFKKFQKGAILSQMQFRCLFKKSGISVIGSYASGNVGDKAIGKSIVDKLTNSGFDATYFSRYVRGINSPVRILGGGGVIHQYRRKKIERDFDLLNENSMIVGVGVSPVFDPELRELIRNKIKEVSLVTVRDQRSKQLLEDITDKEVHSLACPAFQLDTPNTTTQDYTGISLRPLPVKGISSEEEKNRIFRHQLKYNNSLSINEVKEKYQENIKNILTKIRNVKHIPFHHFDSDFVEDYDVESFPYAYDVNDTLRQVSNASRMICMRYHSLVFSILNNKPSLAIAYSPKVAKLANRADIPCFKPYEEIKLKFKQPSNRDTILSDSEQNFRLMNDQLSHSELRT; via the coding sequence ATGGATGTCCCAGATCAAGCCCATATGGCATTTAAAAAATTCCAGAAAGGGGCTATTCTATCTCAAATGCAATTTCGCTGCTTATTTAAAAAAAGTGGTATATCCGTAATTGGATCTTACGCAAGTGGGAACGTGGGTGACAAAGCGATAGGCAAGAGTATTGTTGATAAGTTAACTAATTCCGGGTTTGATGCGACATATTTCTCTCGGTATGTCAGAGGTATAAATTCTCCAGTTCGGATTTTGGGTGGTGGTGGGGTTATCCACCAGTATCGTAGAAAAAAAATTGAACGAGACTTCGATCTTTTGAATGAAAACTCGATGATAGTTGGCGTTGGGGTTTCCCCAGTATTTGATCCAGAGTTAAGAGAGCTAATCAGAAACAAAATAAAAGAAGTTTCACTTGTCACCGTTCGAGATCAGCGTTCAAAGCAACTTCTGGAGGATATAACAGATAAAGAGGTACATTCGCTTGCCTGCCCAGCTTTTCAATTGGATACACCAAACACGACAACACAAGATTATACAGGGATTTCATTAAGACCACTACCCGTTAAAGGAATCTCGTCTGAAGAGGAGAAGAACAGGATATTTCGACACCAACTCAAATACAATAATTCATTGTCAATAAACGAGGTTAAAGAAAAGTACCAAGAGAATATAAAAAATATATTAACCAAAATCAGGAATGTTAAACATATTCCCTTCCACCATTTTGACTCGGATTTCGTAGAAGATTATGATGTTGAATCCTTCCCATACGCATATGACGTTAACGACACATTGCGTCAAGTATCAAATGCTAGCAGAATGATATGTATGCGGTATCATTCGCTTGTGTTTTCAATTCTAAATAATAAACCCTCTCTTGCTATCGCATATTCCCCCAAGGTGGCAAAGCTAGCGAATAGAGCAGACATACCTTGCTTCAAACCTTATGAGGAAATTAAGTTAAAATTCAAGCAGCCATCTAATCGAGACACGATATTATCTGATTCGGAGCAGAATTTTAGATTAATGAATGATCAGCTATCCCATTCCGAACTACGAACCTAA
- a CDS encoding IS6 family transposase, translating to MSESNRLDGCTGWIDLEFVERERTPHEIIETGIRLHLAGLSLSNTKQYLERLGVERSRTAIHNWIQKADLQPVDGASPNRVAVDETAIQIDSDRYWLYAAVDPRTNEFLHVDVFPVQSKQFTLVFLRDLREKHHVEDALFLVDAGGHLTAALSRTSLRFQITRHGNRNAIERVFREVKRRTSSFSNTFRNAEPTAAESWLRAFAVCWNRCLS from the coding sequence ATGTCCGAATCCAACCGCCTCGACGGCTGTACAGGATGGATCGACTTGGAGTTTGTGGAGCGTGAGCGGACACCCCACGAGATCATTGAAACCGGTATTCGACTCCATCTTGCCGGACTATCACTCTCGAATACCAAACAGTATCTTGAAAGGTTGGGTGTCGAGCGGAGTCGAACAGCAATTCACAACTGGATTCAAAAGGCCGACCTACAGCCAGTTGACGGTGCGAGCCCGAATCGCGTTGCGGTTGATGAGACTGCGATTCAGATCGATTCGGACAGATACTGGCTGTATGCTGCTGTAGATCCTCGCACAAACGAATTCCTCCATGTTGACGTATTTCCCGTCCAAAGCAAACAATTCACGCTGGTATTTCTCCGCGATCTTAGAGAGAAACACCACGTTGAGGATGCGCTATTTCTCGTTGATGCTGGCGGACACCTCACAGCAGCACTCTCACGAACCTCACTTCGATTTCAAATCACTCGTCATGGAAATCGGAATGCCATCGAACGTGTCTTTCGAGAAGTAAAACGACGGACCTCTTCGTTTTCAAATACGTTTAGAAATGCGGAGCCGACGGCAGCAGAATCGTGGCTCCGAGCCTTCGCCGTCTGCTGGAACCGATGCTTAAGTTAA
- a CDS encoding glycosyltransferase family 61 protein, giving the protein MAPTHFSFRKLRRKLHQDGIKKTVWDSAEAFYRRSLYPHIFQILSKTNRLQVLDGECIRKVANNTVDIGLESHGPMHELDEGYIFSATGLIMTKDNKVVSQSVGSPELSEKFTIESLAHQDFSKTPVTPKLLRSNRGQISYSYIDKNVCPLIPRYDNYYHWMIGTVPKIRYIERYEEAADEPVTYLLPNNSPSWVQETLSLLGYPMDKFRLAQSPIYKPRRLIVPPHPFPGQKEDYRWIKQNIFNNIDGTNERSTERVFISRNKAIGRRVSNESELMDVLSDYGFEKYYLEDQNISENIRLFSNADVVVSPHGAGLTDIIFCQDTTIIELFGSQKTNSYETVANTLEIPYRKVDCEPDSTDILVDLNVIKDTLEDVLGS; this is encoded by the coding sequence ATGGCTCCGACACATTTTTCATTTAGAAAACTCAGACGAAAACTACATCAAGACGGCATTAAAAAAACAGTTTGGGACTCCGCTGAGGCTTTCTACCGTCGTTCTCTATATCCGCATATATTTCAGATTCTATCCAAAACGAACAGACTTCAGGTTCTAGATGGAGAGTGTATCCGGAAAGTAGCAAATAATACTGTTGATATAGGTTTGGAAAGTCATGGACCAATGCATGAACTTGATGAGGGGTATATATTTTCGGCTACTGGATTGATCATGACTAAAGATAATAAAGTAGTTTCTCAGAGTGTAGGGTCTCCCGAGTTATCTGAGAAATTTACGATTGAATCTTTGGCTCACCAAGATTTCAGTAAAACTCCGGTTACCCCTAAACTACTCCGTTCTAATAGAGGACAAATATCTTATTCATATATCGATAAAAACGTATGTCCACTTATTCCTCGATACGATAACTACTATCACTGGATGATCGGGACCGTCCCAAAGATTCGATATATAGAAAGATACGAAGAAGCAGCAGATGAACCTGTGACCTATCTTTTACCTAATAACTCCCCTTCCTGGGTTCAAGAAACACTCTCACTTCTGGGTTATCCTATGGATAAGTTTCGGTTGGCACAATCACCCATCTACAAACCAAGACGGTTGATAGTTCCACCACATCCATTTCCTGGCCAAAAAGAGGATTACAGATGGATAAAACAGAATATATTCAATAACATAGATGGTACTAATGAGAGATCAACTGAGAGAGTATTTATATCACGAAACAAAGCTATTGGACGGCGGGTTTCGAATGAGAGTGAACTTATGGATGTACTATCGGATTATGGGTTTGAGAAATACTACTTAGAGGATCAAAATATTTCAGAGAATATCCGGCTGTTCTCCAATGCGGATGTGGTGGTTTCCCCACACGGAGCAGGGTTAACAGACATCATATTTTGTCAAGACACAACAATAATAGAGCTATTCGGGTCACAAAAAACCAATTCCTATGAAACGGTGGCAAATACTTTAGAAATTCCTTACCGTAAAGTCGATTGTGAGCCAGATTCAACCGATATTCTAGTCGATCTTAATGTAATTAAAGATACTCTTGAAGATGTTTTAGGTTCGTAG
- a CDS encoding glycosyltransferase family 4 protein — translation MPISWLLQYRCHNADLVHATFQTVAPAAFVHRPENFVVTIHDLAPLVYPSEVRDISLRLQWQLTPRALKLSDKIIAISNYTKQEIQRLTDISGSKIEVIHQGIDHSHYRPLEQQKARDRLGLSHQDTFVLVVSSSLEHKRMEEAKPILEAVREKHPDVKLLKAGYGEELTGEHVVNTGWIDEDDMPALYSAADVYLHPSEYEGFGLPVLEAMACGTPVVARDVASIPEIVGDCFDLVSPDAHPEEFADAIFSNLDVDLPYRDAVERSRHFSWDKTARETADVYRSLLD, via the coding sequence ATGCCCATTTCGTGGCTACTCCAATACAGATGTCACAACGCTGACCTCGTACACGCTACGTTCCAGACGGTTGCGCCTGCGGCTTTCGTTCATCGCCCAGAAAACTTTGTCGTGACTATTCACGATCTCGCGCCACTAGTGTACCCGAGTGAGGTTCGTGATATATCTCTTCGCCTCCAGTGGCAGTTGACGCCGCGGGCACTCAAATTGTCCGACAAGATAATCGCGATTTCAAACTACACCAAACAAGAGATTCAGCGCTTAACGGACATCTCTGGGTCAAAAATAGAAGTCATTCATCAGGGCATCGACCACAGTCATTACAGACCGTTAGAGCAACAAAAGGCCCGAGATAGGTTGGGACTCAGCCATCAAGACACCTTCGTGTTAGTCGTATCTTCCAGTTTGGAACACAAACGAATGGAGGAGGCAAAGCCAATTCTGGAAGCAGTAAGAGAGAAGCATCCTGACGTGAAGCTGCTGAAAGCCGGATACGGAGAGGAGCTGACGGGGGAACACGTGGTCAACACAGGGTGGATCGATGAAGATGATATGCCAGCCTTGTACAGCGCCGCAGACGTATATCTTCACCCGTCAGAGTATGAGGGGTTCGGGCTGCCCGTGCTTGAGGCAATGGCATGTGGTACGCCGGTCGTCGCCAGAGACGTGGCCAGCATCCCGGAGATCGTCGGTGATTGTTTCGACCTCGTTTCGCCGGATGCGCACCCTGAGGAGTTTGCCGATGCGATTTTCTCTAACTTGGATGTGGACTTACCGTATAGAGATGCCGTTGAGCGAAGCAGACACTTCTCGTGGGACAAGACGGCACGAGAAACTGCTGATGTGTATCGTAGTCTTCTGGACTAA
- a CDS encoding FkbM family methyltransferase, translated as MGLLKRTISAVRDQGLIYVVREALPHIHNHYIRERLWRKEKVLNGIKTRSHRIGDNIVPWQAGHPDPDLYEAAIIDSLRDHVRNGDSVLIVGGGWGVSTVVAAKETGEAGNVHTYEASPKYSGYVRETAALNDVQDTVTVTNKAVSHTVSTFGDDNSANPLHPSELTECDVLELDCEGAELSIISKMDIRPRTIIVETHGVYDSSTEEITEILNEIGYIVQSVELAERGNLESMCRNQDVRVVVAIRGEIC; from the coding sequence ATGGGGTTGCTGAAGCGGACCATATCTGCTGTTCGTGATCAGGGACTTATATACGTAGTACGCGAAGCGCTACCTCACATCCACAATCATTACATACGGGAACGCCTGTGGAGGAAAGAAAAAGTTTTGAACGGAATCAAAACCCGCTCCCACCGCATTGGGGACAACATTGTGCCTTGGCAAGCAGGACACCCTGACCCAGATCTCTACGAAGCAGCAATTATTGATAGTTTACGAGACCATGTACGGAATGGAGATAGCGTACTGATTGTCGGCGGCGGATGGGGCGTTTCAACGGTAGTAGCAGCCAAAGAAACAGGTGAAGCAGGAAACGTCCATACATACGAAGCTTCACCAAAATACTCTGGATATGTTCGCGAAACTGCGGCATTGAATGATGTCCAAGATACAGTGACAGTTACGAACAAGGCAGTATCTCACACAGTGTCTACCTTCGGAGATGACAATTCGGCTAACCCGCTACATCCGTCAGAGCTAACAGAATGTGACGTACTCGAACTAGATTGTGAGGGTGCTGAATTATCGATTATTTCGAAGATGGATATCCGGCCACGGACTATTATCGTCGAAACACATGGTGTCTACGATTCCTCAACTGAGGAAATAACGGAAATTCTCAATGAGATAGGTTACATAGTACAGTCGGTGGAGTTGGCGGAACGCGGTAATCTGGAGTCAATGTGCCGCAATCAGGACGTCCGAGTGGTCGTTGCTATTAGGGGAGAAATATGTTAA
- the aglF gene encoding UTP--glucose-1-phosphate uridylyltransferase AglF: protein MQAVVLAAGKGTRLRPLTDDKPKVLVEVNGTPLIEDVFDNLIEAGATELVVVVGYKAEQIIDRYGDEYEGVPITYTHQREQLGLAHAILQAEPHIDGPFMLMLGDNVFRGNLGDVASRQQEERADAAFLVEEVPYEEASRYGVLDTNEYGEVVEVVEKPDDPPSNLVMTGFYTFTPAIFHACHLVQPSDRGEYELPDAIDLLIQSGRTIDAIRLDGWRIDVGYPEDRDRAEERLNETEGTETEGEEDDADQAVADS from the coding sequence ATGCAAGCAGTCGTACTCGCCGCCGGGAAGGGAACGCGACTCCGCCCGCTCACCGACGACAAGCCCAAAGTGCTCGTCGAGGTGAACGGGACGCCGCTCATCGAGGATGTCTTCGACAACCTGATCGAGGCGGGCGCGACTGAACTCGTCGTCGTCGTCGGCTACAAGGCCGAACAGATCATCGACCGCTACGGCGACGAGTACGAGGGCGTCCCGATCACGTACACGCACCAGCGCGAACAGCTCGGCCTCGCCCATGCCATCCTCCAAGCGGAGCCGCACATCGACGGCCCGTTCATGCTGATGCTCGGCGACAACGTGTTCCGCGGGAACCTCGGCGATGTCGCGAGCCGCCAGCAGGAGGAGCGCGCCGACGCCGCGTTCCTCGTCGAAGAAGTCCCCTACGAGGAGGCCTCCCGCTACGGCGTCTTGGACACCAACGAGTACGGCGAGGTCGTCGAGGTCGTCGAGAAGCCAGACGACCCGCCGAGCAACCTCGTGATGACCGGCTTCTACACGTTTACCCCCGCTATCTTCCACGCCTGCCACCTCGTACAGCCCTCCGACCGCGGCGAATACGAACTCCCGGACGCGATCGATCTGCTCATCCAATCCGGCCGTACTATCGACGCGATCCGCCTCGACGGCTGGCGGATCGACGTGGGCTACCCCGAGGACCGCGACCGCGCAGAGGAACGGCTCAATGAGACGGAAGGAACCGAGACCGAAGGGGAGGAAGACGACGCAGATCAGGCGGTCGCCGACTCATAG
- a CDS encoding IS6 family transposase translates to MPENDRLSGCLDEINLEFVEREATPKLLMKLSIQLHLSGLSLSNTVSFLEVFGVDRVRSTVHNWVHKADLQPESDRNPNHVAVDETVIQLDTEQYWLYAAVDPESNDLLHTRLEPTRNNAIADRFFAELREKHDVDDAIFLVDGAAPLQRACRKHGLDFRYERHGNRNSVERVFREVKRRTTSFSNCFSNAEAETANEWLRSFAFAWNQLI, encoded by the coding sequence ATGCCAGAAAACGACCGCCTCAGCGGCTGTTTAGACGAGATCAACTTAGAGTTTGTGGAGCGAGAAGCAACACCGAAGCTGTTGATGAAGCTCAGTATTCAGCTCCATTTGTCTGGACTATCGCTTTCGAATACTGTTTCGTTTCTTGAGGTATTCGGTGTTGATCGAGTTCGATCGACCGTTCATAACTGGGTTCATAAAGCCGACCTACAGCCGGAATCGGATCGGAACCCGAATCACGTCGCGGTTGATGAGACCGTGATTCAACTCGATACTGAGCAATATTGGCTGTACGCTGCTGTCGATCCCGAATCAAATGATCTGCTACACACACGGCTTGAACCGACGAGAAATAACGCGATCGCAGATCGGTTTTTCGCGGAACTCCGCGAAAAACACGACGTAGATGACGCGATCTTTCTCGTTGATGGTGCGGCTCCACTTCAGCGAGCCTGTCGTAAACACGGCCTCGATTTCAGATACGAACGACATGGAAATCGGAACAGCGTCGAACGTGTCTTTCGTGAGGTAAAACGCAGAACTACCAGTTTCTCAAACTGTTTCAGCAACGCCGAAGCAGAAACAGCAAACGAGTGGCTCAGATCCTTTGCCTTCGCATGGAATCAGCTTATCTGA
- a CDS encoding oligosaccharide flippase family protein encodes MKLGQTSIVHFTSSFVSSVLGFVATVYIARILGPEPLGIYQVAIGLVSWLAILGKVGTSRAITKRVSEGNEPGEYTVAGAVIILGLFVLVAVGVVVFREQVAGYVEYPAAGYIVVILLVVLLSGLVNALLVGLKLVHVSGLLSPIKTGGRAVSQILLIVAGASTAALFIGHILGFIAVIATGGYYVLRNLPSLGAPERRHFERLFDFAKFSWLGSLQSRMFSYTDVLVLGYFVSSGLIGIYTAAWNVGQFLILFSGTLQSTLFPEMSSIAANEDPQAVSKIVEQSLTFGGLFLIPGLFGGILLGERILQIYGPEFPEGAVILNILILANLFMGYQNQLLNTLNAIDRPDLAFRVNFVFVVVNVSLNVILVSLYGWIGAAVATATSVAVSLVLAYWHVDAIIDFRLPIGEIVRQFAAAGVMTAAVYTGLRAESTYRLVGHNFAVVILLVGIGAMTYFAVLLGLSRTFRETVFRNLPLGLPFVSR; translated from the coding sequence ATGAAACTCGGACAGACTTCTATCGTTCACTTTACCTCCAGTTTCGTCTCCTCAGTTCTGGGGTTTGTCGCGACAGTCTATATCGCGAGAATACTCGGGCCAGAGCCGCTCGGCATCTATCAGGTGGCCATCGGTCTCGTCTCGTGGCTAGCGATTCTCGGAAAGGTCGGAACCTCACGAGCCATAACGAAACGCGTCTCCGAAGGGAATGAACCGGGCGAGTACACCGTTGCTGGTGCCGTGATCATACTCGGACTGTTCGTCCTCGTTGCCGTCGGCGTGGTCGTCTTTCGCGAGCAGGTCGCCGGATACGTCGAGTATCCGGCGGCCGGCTACATCGTCGTAATTCTCCTTGTCGTCTTACTGAGTGGACTCGTGAACGCGCTACTTGTCGGACTCAAACTCGTTCACGTGAGCGGACTTCTCTCGCCAATCAAGACCGGCGGACGGGCCGTTTCACAGATTCTCCTCATCGTTGCTGGAGCTAGTACTGCGGCCTTGTTCATCGGCCATATTTTGGGATTCATCGCCGTTATCGCGACCGGGGGCTACTACGTGCTCAGGAACCTGCCGTCGCTTGGCGCGCCGGAGCGGCGGCACTTCGAACGACTCTTCGACTTTGCGAAGTTCTCGTGGCTCGGAAGCCTGCAGTCGCGAATGTTCAGCTACACTGACGTGCTGGTACTCGGGTACTTCGTGTCGTCGGGACTCATCGGCATCTACACGGCGGCGTGGAACGTTGGCCAGTTTCTCATTTTATTCAGCGGGACGCTCCAGTCGACGTTGTTCCCCGAGATGAGTTCGATTGCGGCGAATGAAGACCCACAGGCGGTCTCCAAAATCGTCGAACAGTCTCTGACGTTCGGCGGACTATTTCTCATTCCCGGACTGTTTGGCGGAATCCTCCTCGGTGAGCGGATTCTCCAGATCTACGGCCCAGAGTTCCCCGAGGGTGCTGTCATTCTGAATATTCTCATCCTGGCAAACCTATTCATGGGCTATCAGAACCAGTTATTAAACACGCTAAACGCGATTGATCGACCCGACCTTGCGTTCCGGGTGAATTTCGTCTTCGTCGTGGTTAACGTCTCGCTGAACGTTATCCTCGTGTCTCTTTACGGGTGGATCGGAGCCGCTGTGGCGACGGCAACGTCAGTCGCTGTGAGTCTTGTCCTTGCGTACTGGCACGTCGATGCGATCATCGACTTCAGGCTACCTATTGGCGAGATCGTGCGTCAGTTCGCTGCCGCGGGCGTGATGACGGCGGCCGTGTACACTGGCCTCAGAGCCGAGAGCACGTATCGGCTGGTCGGTCACAACTTCGCGGTTGTCATCTTGCTCGTCGGAATTGGTGCTATGACCTACTTTGCGGTCCTACTCGGTCTCTCTCGAACATTTCGCGAGACAGTCTTCCGGAACCTTCCCTTGGGGCTTCCATTCGTCTCACGGTAA
- a CDS encoding glycosyltransferase has translation MFSDAPFYVGYRDANIEPDDIESTQLITGRFLERALERGGIARQFAHLLGWQLAEPLREYDVLVTSGNEPLFYVPPDDQVWVAYIHHTNRRQSDQIAEVASSRVRPLKLLLYYAMRVAYDHNTHKPDRFVVNSEIVKRRVVRYWGVPEEKVAVVYPPVATDEYSPTEEPTGDYYLTLSRLDWHKDIDGIVRAFNESGHRLVVAGDGPERDRLESIADENVEFAGFVSEAQKRELLAGAKAFVFNGRDEDFGIAPVEALASGTPLLGVKEGMTQYHVVPGKNGYHHSRSGVPQSIVDSVERFESQGVSWAPDRIAEFADRFSVSAFHDRVHEVVEQTIDETDVEPDWYADLA, from the coding sequence GTGTTCTCCGACGCGCCGTTTTACGTGGGATACCGCGATGCCAATATTGAACCCGATGACATCGAATCGACGCAGCTCATTACGGGTCGGTTTCTGGAGCGGGCGCTGGAACGCGGCGGGATAGCTCGACAGTTCGCACACCTCTTAGGGTGGCAGTTGGCCGAGCCACTTCGCGAGTACGACGTGCTGGTCACGTCGGGAAACGAACCGTTGTTCTACGTCCCGCCGGACGACCAGGTCTGGGTGGCGTATATCCACCACACGAATCGGCGACAGTCCGATCAGATCGCGGAAGTGGCATCGTCACGCGTCCGCCCGCTGAAGCTCCTGTTGTACTACGCGATGCGGGTCGCGTACGATCACAACACACACAAACCGGACCGATTCGTCGTGAACTCGGAGATCGTAAAGCGCCGTGTGGTCAGATACTGGGGAGTCCCCGAAGAGAAGGTGGCTGTCGTGTATCCGCCGGTAGCGACAGACGAGTATTCACCGACCGAGGAGCCGACCGGCGACTACTACCTAACGCTCTCACGCCTCGACTGGCACAAGGACATTGACGGGATAGTCCGAGCATTCAACGAGTCGGGCCACCGACTGGTCGTGGCCGGTGACGGGCCTGAACGCGACCGACTCGAATCGATCGCCGACGAAAACGTCGAATTTGCCGGATTCGTGTCGGAAGCACAAAAACGAGAGTTACTCGCGGGAGCGAAAGCGTTCGTGTTCAACGGTCGCGACGAAGACTTCGGGATCGCGCCGGTGGAAGCACTCGCTTCGGGAACGCCGCTACTCGGTGTTAAGGAAGGAATGACGCAGTATCATGTTGTCCCCGGAAAGAACGGCTATCATCACTCACGATCGGGAGTTCCTCAGTCGATCGTCGATTCCGTGGAGAGGTTCGAATCGCAGGGAGTGTCGTGGGCTCCAGATCGGATCGCGGAGTTCGCCGATCGATTCTCCGTGTCGGCGTTCCACGATCGAGTTCACGAGGTCGTCGAACAGACCATCGACGAAACGGATGTTGAACCAGACTGGTACGCGGACCTCGCGTGA